A window from Aquabacterium sp. NJ1 encodes these proteins:
- a CDS encoding efflux RND transporter periplasmic adaptor subunit, with protein MIPAIALTSACSHQDKEEPTRPLVWTSAAQPLAQQAARVFPALLQPRVESLIGFQAGGRVALRLVEVGQHVRAGQTLGQLAQDDLMTGSQSARQQVVAAEAELQQFRLDEARLARLSADGSVPSAELERQGTRVRAMQARLDALRQAEQLARNRVDHALLKAPFDGVVTQVLADVGQVLPEGQPLLSLARAGEIEAEVFLPQELASSVAQTRAVLVIPGQPSLPAMPLEVREVSPVASGPAHQVRVRYTLKAMQDAWRSKMHWGQAAEVRWDISSPASAVAVPSGAVVKREGDAFVWRLSAHQDQVQRQKVVVQAYTTDGVIVAGITAGTQVVSVGAHLLTDGAHVVARERTGTHLDLNTPRAGER; from the coding sequence ATGATTCCCGCGATCGCGCTCACTTCAGCCTGCTCGCATCAGGACAAGGAAGAGCCGACCAGGCCCTTGGTCTGGACCAGCGCGGCACAACCCTTGGCCCAGCAGGCTGCCAGGGTCTTTCCCGCCTTGTTGCAGCCTCGCGTGGAAAGCCTGATCGGCTTCCAGGCGGGTGGGCGCGTCGCGTTGCGTCTGGTTGAAGTCGGCCAGCACGTGCGCGCCGGCCAGACGCTGGGGCAACTCGCCCAGGACGACCTCATGACGGGTTCGCAATCAGCCCGGCAACAAGTGGTGGCTGCCGAGGCGGAGCTTCAGCAGTTTCGTCTGGATGAGGCCAGGTTGGCGCGTCTGAGTGCGGATGGCTCCGTGCCCTCCGCGGAGCTGGAGCGTCAAGGCACCCGAGTCAGGGCCATGCAGGCGCGGCTTGATGCCTTGCGTCAGGCCGAGCAGCTGGCGCGCAACAGGGTCGACCATGCCCTGCTCAAGGCACCGTTCGACGGTGTGGTCACGCAGGTGCTCGCAGACGTGGGCCAGGTGTTGCCGGAAGGGCAGCCCTTGCTGAGCCTGGCACGGGCCGGTGAGATCGAGGCAGAGGTCTTCCTGCCCCAGGAGTTGGCCTCCAGCGTGGCGCAAACTCGTGCCGTGTTGGTCATCCCCGGCCAACCGAGCCTGCCCGCCATGCCGCTGGAGGTGCGAGAGGTCTCGCCTGTGGCTTCCGGGCCTGCTCACCAGGTGCGCGTGCGTTACACGCTGAAGGCCATGCAAGACGCGTGGCGCTCGAAGATGCACTGGGGCCAGGCCGCAGAGGTGCGCTGGGACATCAGCTCGCCCGCATCGGCCGTGGCCGTGCCTTCTGGTGCGGTGGTCAAGCGTGAGGGCGATGCATTCGTCTGGCGCTTGAGTGCGCATCAGGATCAAGTCCAGCGCCAGAAGGTCGTGGTGCAGGCCTACACCACGGATGGTGTCATCGTCGCCGGTATCACGGCCGGGACACAGGTGGTGTCGGTCGGCGCGCACTTGCTGACGGACGGCGCCCATGTCGTCGCGCGCGAAAGAACGGGCACACACCTGGATCTGAATACACCGCGAGCAGGAGAACGTTGA
- a CDS encoding TolC family protein encodes MTWTPLLRCLQGSVLLSLAACTHTAPTDAVSPLLSDARMAPVQARMATGGAYEERAWWNDVGGPVLDKLVMAGLQSSTDVRIALTRVQEARAGLQANEALLAPSVTANAGYLNKRSGLPAPVKQGLPDTRMGQVSIGLDWDIDVFGRNRALASAAQHDVQASEAGVAGARLMLIGEVTRQYVLNQGASRRLALLDELMAKQEKILAINGHRFDEGESSILAVTEANAQLAQMRAQRHGLLTLQAVTCSHLARLTGLFPDEVRQMLAAERARASSMSLPPSAPAGQPVELLGRRPDIMAAKATWQAEYGRLDSAKADKLPRFFLSLLTGREDLRLNGMDLAPVGFHQTSLLFALPLFNAGRIDAGIKAQSAQAQRAELRYEQAVRQAVDDVESALSDLEQARARTSELARAAQERQQAAQRGAHLLREGQIALLDALQLEQAYLSASLGQAESLEALQLSHIQAQVALGGGWRAATASAEAIDQKGAQP; translated from the coding sequence ATGACATGGACGCCTTTGCTGCGTTGCCTGCAAGGCAGCGTGCTTTTATCTCTCGCGGCCTGTACGCATACTGCACCCACGGATGCCGTGTCACCGTTGTTGTCCGACGCGCGCATGGCACCGGTGCAGGCGCGCATGGCCACAGGTGGCGCCTACGAGGAACGCGCCTGGTGGAACGATGTGGGTGGTCCGGTCCTGGACAAGTTGGTCATGGCCGGGCTTCAATCCAGCACGGATGTCCGTATCGCGTTGACGCGGGTACAGGAAGCAAGGGCAGGCTTGCAGGCCAACGAGGCCCTGTTGGCGCCCTCGGTCACGGCCAATGCGGGCTATCTCAACAAGCGCTCAGGCTTGCCTGCACCGGTGAAGCAGGGGTTGCCTGACACGCGAATGGGGCAGGTGTCGATCGGGCTGGACTGGGACATCGATGTGTTCGGCCGAAATCGTGCACTCGCCTCGGCGGCGCAACACGACGTCCAGGCGAGCGAAGCCGGCGTCGCCGGTGCCCGCCTGATGCTCATTGGCGAAGTCACCCGGCAATACGTCTTGAACCAGGGTGCTTCGCGACGCCTGGCCTTGCTGGACGAGCTCATGGCGAAACAGGAGAAGATCCTCGCCATCAACGGGCATCGGTTCGATGAAGGCGAATCATCGATCCTGGCTGTCACGGAGGCCAATGCGCAACTGGCGCAAATGAGGGCGCAACGCCATGGCCTGCTCACGCTGCAGGCCGTCACCTGTTCGCATCTGGCCAGGTTGACAGGCCTGTTCCCCGATGAGGTCAGGCAGATGTTGGCGGCCGAGCGCGCGCGTGCGTCAAGCATGAGCTTGCCCCCGTCTGCGCCAGCGGGGCAGCCGGTGGAGCTGCTGGGGCGCCGCCCCGACATCATGGCTGCCAAGGCCACGTGGCAGGCTGAATACGGCCGCCTGGATTCCGCCAAGGCGGACAAGCTGCCGCGCTTCTTCCTGAGCCTGCTCACGGGGCGCGAAGACCTGCGGCTCAACGGCATGGATCTGGCGCCCGTTGGCTTTCATCAGACCTCGCTGCTCTTTGCGCTGCCGCTGTTCAATGCCGGTCGCATAGACGCCGGCATCAAGGCGCAGTCCGCCCAGGCTCAACGTGCAGAGCTGCGTTACGAACAGGCCGTCCGGCAGGCCGTCGATGACGTGGAGTCGGCCTTGTCCGACCTGGAACAGGCGCGCGCACGAACCAGCGAGTTGGCACGTGCTGCTCAAGAGCGCCAGCAAGCTGCCCAAAGGGGCGCACACCTCCTTCGCGAGGGGCAGATCGCCTTGCTCGACGCTTTGCAGCTGGAGCAGGCCTACCTGTCGGCCAGCCTGGGCCAGGCTGAATCGCTGGAGGCGCTTCAGCTCTCTCACATTCAGGCGCAAGTGGCGCTTGGCGGCGGCTGGCGGGCCGCGACCGCTTCCGCCGAAGCGATTGATCAGAAAGGGGCTCAGCCATGA
- a CDS encoding SDR family oxidoreductase, producing MNKAKIRIWGPWAVITGASSGIGHAFAWQLAELGLNLVLLGRRSEALEGLATRLQQEHGIKTRVVASDLSSPQGNLPLFEATQDLDVGLLVAAAGYGSSGRFLTQGLVEEMEMVDVNCKAVLEQAWYYGHCFKARGGGAMILFGSVLGFQGVPLSANYAATKAYVQSLAEALRWEWRLFGIDVLACAPGPVRTGFSKRANMRMQVAIEPDVVAQESLMALGIQATVRPGWVSKVLGWSLAMAPRSLRVYIMGSVMRSMALAVAPHAAVKAPRFSNPSDKMDRGQS from the coding sequence ATGAACAAGGCGAAGATTCGAATCTGGGGCCCGTGGGCGGTCATCACTGGCGCGTCCAGCGGCATTGGCCATGCCTTCGCATGGCAGCTGGCGGAACTGGGCTTGAACCTGGTGCTGTTGGGGCGTCGCAGTGAGGCCCTGGAAGGGCTTGCTACCAGGTTGCAGCAGGAGCACGGCATCAAGACGCGTGTCGTCGCCAGCGATCTGTCCAGCCCCCAGGGCAACTTGCCTCTGTTTGAGGCCACCCAGGATCTCGACGTCGGCCTGCTGGTCGCGGCAGCCGGGTACGGCTCCTCGGGGCGATTCCTGACGCAGGGTCTGGTCGAAGAAATGGAGATGGTGGACGTCAACTGCAAGGCCGTGCTTGAGCAGGCCTGGTACTACGGGCACTGTTTCAAGGCGAGAGGCGGCGGCGCGATGATCCTGTTTGGCTCCGTGCTGGGCTTTCAAGGTGTGCCGCTCTCAGCCAATTACGCCGCCACCAAGGCCTATGTTCAGTCTCTGGCCGAGGCGCTTCGATGGGAGTGGCGTCTGTTCGGCATCGACGTGCTGGCCTGTGCGCCAGGGCCTGTTCGCACGGGCTTTTCCAAGCGCGCCAACATGCGCATGCAGGTCGCCATCGAGCCCGATGTGGTGGCGCAAGAAAGCCTCATGGCATTGGGCATTCAGGCCACGGTTCGGCCAGGCTGGGTGTCCAAGGTGCTCGGTTGGTCGTTGGCGATGGCGCCGCGCAGCTTGCGCGTCTACATCATGGGTAGCGTGATGCGCAGCATGGCACTGGCCGTGGCGCCGCATGCAGCCGTCAAGGCGCCCCGCTTTTCAAACCCCTCAGACAAGATGGATCGGGGTCAGTCATGA
- a CDS encoding acyl-CoA desaturase: MRSTRTMIMGPRSMAELHAFEQALTGIADEARARVGAEDARYITRVLHFVRITETLGRALLMFGWFPPTWLLGACLLGLSKIVENMELGHNVMHGQFNWMNDPRFHGDVYDWDNTCPKEEWRHSHNYLHHQFTNVIGKDRDFGYGLLRLSADLRWSWLHPFQLPLTAVLAGLFEWLVAIHDMQIDKVVIGRRKWSDLQPQWTLVRKKMARQIGKDYVMWPLVGLVVGSLFGAGRDVALAVLWGNVVANLIRNVWAWAIIFCGHFTDEIYTFSRDAIVNETRGQWYLRQILGSSNIKGGKLMHFLSGNLSHQVEHHLFPDLPAHRYKEIAPQVQAVCKKYNVPYNVGYFVPKLLSVLQRIARYSLPGGSDRAVTIMVERTSA; encoded by the coding sequence ATGAGGTCGACCAGAACCATGATCATGGGCCCGCGCAGCATGGCGGAACTCCATGCCTTCGAGCAAGCGCTGACGGGCATCGCCGACGAGGCGCGCGCTCGCGTAGGGGCTGAAGACGCCCGCTACATCACACGCGTGCTCCACTTTGTGCGCATCACGGAAACGCTGGGGCGTGCCCTGCTGATGTTTGGCTGGTTTCCGCCCACCTGGCTCTTGGGCGCCTGCCTGCTGGGCCTCAGCAAAATCGTCGAGAACATGGAGCTGGGTCACAACGTCATGCACGGCCAGTTCAACTGGATGAATGACCCACGCTTCCATGGTGATGTTTACGACTGGGACAACACCTGCCCGAAGGAAGAATGGCGACATTCACACAATTACCTGCATCACCAGTTCACGAATGTGATTGGTAAAGACAGGGACTTCGGCTACGGCTTGTTGCGCCTGAGCGCAGACCTGCGCTGGAGCTGGCTGCATCCCTTCCAGTTGCCCTTGACCGCGGTGCTGGCCGGCCTCTTCGAGTGGCTGGTGGCCATCCATGACATGCAGATCGACAAGGTGGTCATTGGCCGAAGGAAGTGGTCGGATCTGCAACCCCAGTGGACACTCGTGCGCAAGAAGATGGCGCGCCAGATCGGCAAGGACTACGTGATGTGGCCTCTGGTGGGGCTGGTAGTCGGCAGCCTCTTTGGCGCCGGGCGCGACGTGGCCCTGGCCGTGTTGTGGGGCAATGTCGTGGCCAACCTGATTCGCAATGTGTGGGCGTGGGCCATCATCTTCTGCGGGCATTTCACCGATGAGATCTACACGTTCAGCCGCGATGCGATCGTGAACGAGACGCGTGGCCAGTGGTATCTGCGCCAGATCCTGGGCTCCAGCAACATCAAGGGCGGAAAGCTCATGCACTTCCTGAGTGGCAACTTGAGCCACCAGGTCGAGCATCACCTCTTTCCTGATCTGCCTGCGCACCGCTACAAGGAGATCGCGCCCCAGGTTCAAGCGGTTTGCAAGAAGTACAACGTGCCCTACAACGTGGGCTACTTCGTTCCCAAGTTGCTTTCTGTGTTGCAGCGTATCGCTCGCTATAGCTTGCCTGGCGGTTCGGACCGTGCTGTGACCATCATGGTGGAGCGCACCAGCGCCTAA
- a CDS encoding alkane 1-monooxygenase: MNTLATHLDADSYRDRKKALWTFAMLGALSPCIGPLASTWGYQSSFWYFVAPLMIYVMIPLGDYFLGEDTNNPPEAAVPRLEQDRYYRFVVYMIVPVLWGVTIFNAMFLATHDVRWYEWLVTALSTGTVMGLTLTVSHELGHKKEWLPRKVGLINSALCAYGHFSIEHNRGHHRHVATPEDPASSQMGESVYRFAFRELPGCFFRAWDLEEERLARMGKSAWSWGNEILQGWLVTAVVYGTLIYVYGGSMVPVLAVVALWGAFQLTLANYVEHYGLTRQKVPGGRYERCEPHHSWNSNHIVSNLVMFHLQRHSDHHANPTRSYQSLRNFPDLPTLPAGYFAMFILALVPPAWFAVMDRRLIQAVNGDTKRINFLGGKRAALMRKFFPDSVSAN; the protein is encoded by the coding sequence ATGAACACTTTAGCGACTCATCTGGATGCCGACTCATACCGTGATCGCAAGAAGGCGCTTTGGACCTTTGCGATGCTGGGGGCGCTTTCACCATGCATCGGCCCCTTGGCCTCCACATGGGGTTACCAAAGCTCGTTTTGGTACTTTGTCGCGCCGCTGATGATCTACGTGATGATCCCGCTTGGTGACTACTTCTTGGGCGAGGACACGAACAACCCTCCTGAGGCAGCAGTCCCGAGGCTTGAGCAAGATCGCTACTACAGATTCGTCGTGTACATGATCGTGCCTGTGCTGTGGGGCGTCACCATCTTCAACGCGATGTTCCTCGCCACGCATGACGTCAGGTGGTACGAGTGGCTGGTCACTGCCTTGAGCACCGGCACGGTCATGGGGCTTACGCTGACGGTGAGCCATGAGCTTGGGCACAAAAAAGAATGGCTCCCGCGCAAAGTCGGCCTGATCAACTCTGCGCTGTGCGCATACGGTCACTTCTCCATTGAACACAATCGCGGGCACCACCGGCATGTTGCCACGCCTGAGGATCCGGCCTCGTCACAGATGGGCGAGAGCGTTTACAGATTTGCATTCCGCGAGTTGCCGGGTTGCTTCTTTCGCGCATGGGACCTGGAAGAGGAGCGCCTGGCCCGCATGGGCAAGTCGGCCTGGAGCTGGGGGAACGAGATCCTCCAGGGGTGGTTGGTCACCGCCGTGGTGTACGGCACGCTGATCTACGTTTACGGTGGGTCGATGGTGCCGGTCCTTGCTGTCGTCGCCTTGTGGGGGGCCTTCCAGCTGACACTCGCCAACTATGTCGAGCACTACGGGCTGACGCGCCAGAAGGTGCCCGGCGGGCGCTACGAGCGTTGCGAGCCACATCATTCTTGGAACAGCAACCACATTGTCTCCAATCTGGTCATGTTTCACTTGCAGCGGCATTCTGATCACCACGCGAACCCCACACGCAGCTACCAGTCGCTTCGCAACTTCCCGGATCTGCCGACTTTGCCCGCTGGTTACTTCGCCATGTTCATCCTGGCTTTGGTGCCGCCAGCCTGGTTTGCCGTCATGGACCGCCGGCTGATTCAGGCCGTGAACGGTGACACGAAGCGCATCAACTTTCTGGGTGGCAAGCGTGCTGCGCTCATGCGCAAGTTCTTTCCAGACTCGGTGAGCGCCAATTGA
- a CDS encoding TetR/AcrR family transcriptional regulator: MRNTLTTYRHPVSLGLNRVNRAKRRARSVLPNYITELYSKDKRKRLVLTLWHQIAARHMLDPITPAPRRGRPRSNARVQRVLEAATAQFLKHGYERTSMESVAQEAGVSKVTVYSYYPSKDDLFAAVVSTLSDLVAGVSVSEELDPNKPREALTKLGSQFLFLMRNEQVVAQQRVLFTLAGQQNTACRTFYEQGPQRVITGVASYLRSAHQAQSLHVTDPVTAAEQFLSMLLGAQNFKVLLGIADHAPETERKHIAACVETMLQAFRAHRAS, encoded by the coding sequence ATGAGAAACACACTGACGACCTATCGCCATCCGGTATCGCTCGGGCTGAACCGTGTTAACCGTGCCAAGCGCCGTGCGCGCAGTGTGTTGCCTAATTACATTACTGAACTGTACAGTAAAGATAAACGGAAGCGGCTAGTATTGACCCTATGGCACCAGATCGCAGCACGCCACATGCTTGACCCCATCACCCCAGCCCCACGCCGTGGGCGCCCTCGCAGCAATGCCCGCGTACAGCGCGTGCTGGAGGCGGCGACGGCGCAATTTCTGAAACACGGCTACGAGCGGACCAGCATGGAGTCCGTCGCCCAGGAAGCGGGCGTGTCCAAGGTGACCGTCTACAGCTACTACCCTTCCAAGGACGATCTCTTTGCCGCCGTGGTCAGCACGCTCAGCGACCTTGTCGCGGGCGTCAGCGTCAGCGAAGAACTTGATCCGAACAAGCCCAGAGAGGCCCTGACGAAACTGGGGAGCCAGTTCTTGTTTCTGATGCGCAATGAGCAAGTGGTTGCCCAGCAGCGGGTGCTCTTCACCCTGGCTGGCCAGCAGAACACCGCCTGCAGGACTTTTTATGAGCAAGGGCCTCAGCGCGTCATCACGGGCGTCGCGTCGTATCTGCGATCTGCACATCAAGCGCAATCGCTGCACGTCACCGACCCCGTCACCGCCGCAGAACAGTTCCTGTCCATGCTGCTGGGCGCGCAGAACTTCAAGGTCTTGCTCGGCATCGCGGATCATGCCCCTGAGACCGAGCGAAAGCACATCGCCGCCTGCGTGGAGACGATGTTGCAGGCCTTCAGGGCTCACCGCGCGTCATGA
- a CDS encoding trans-acting enoyl reductase family protein: MKPFDIVIFGATSFVGKLVVQHMLEVHGVGRSVNWAMAGRSASKLQALKDRCVPSAADVPVLMADAEDLDQLKRMCEQTKVVITTAGPFSLYGDKLIQACAETGTDYCDITGETVWVAEMMKRHEKTAQRTGARLVNFCGFDSIPSDMGVHFLQQASQRLFNAPCTQVRLRVFHARGNPPGGTYATLLDGIGKAAQDKTYRQALSDPYLLCPPGHGLTQSQNEAYLPMFDKDFKQWTAAFVMAAINTRVVHRSHALLGKRYGAEFKYDEAILVGRSVWGLVGAYVVTAFMFTFVALAAASWTRSLLQRFLVPKPGQGSNLASLKKCSFDVRLTGETAKGETVRVRLAGQGDPACYATSRMLAESGICLAQDISKADKPGGFWTTASIFSDKLIDRLNQHGQMTFEVLDPQGPSTGLTRTS, translated from the coding sequence ATGAAACCATTTGACATTGTCATTTTTGGCGCCACCAGTTTCGTCGGCAAGCTGGTCGTCCAGCACATGCTGGAGGTGCATGGTGTCGGGCGATCGGTCAACTGGGCCATGGCCGGGCGCTCGGCATCGAAGCTGCAGGCGCTCAAAGACCGTTGTGTGCCTTCCGCGGCTGATGTCCCCGTCTTGATGGCCGATGCCGAAGACCTTGATCAGCTCAAGCGCATGTGTGAGCAGACCAAGGTGGTCATCACCACAGCCGGCCCCTTTTCGCTGTACGGTGACAAGCTGATCCAGGCCTGCGCCGAAACGGGCACCGACTACTGCGACATCACCGGTGAAACCGTGTGGGTGGCCGAGATGATGAAGCGCCACGAAAAGACGGCGCAGCGCACAGGCGCCAGGCTGGTCAATTTCTGTGGTTTTGATTCGATCCCATCCGACATGGGTGTGCACTTTCTGCAGCAAGCGTCTCAGCGTCTATTCAACGCGCCCTGCACGCAGGTGCGGCTGCGCGTGTTCCATGCACGCGGCAATCCGCCCGGCGGCACTTACGCCACACTCCTTGATGGCATCGGCAAGGCGGCGCAGGACAAAACCTATCGGCAAGCCCTGTCCGACCCCTACCTGCTGTGCCCGCCTGGCCATGGGTTGACGCAAAGCCAGAACGAGGCTTACCTGCCCATGTTTGACAAGGACTTCAAGCAATGGACGGCGGCCTTTGTCATGGCGGCCATCAACACGCGCGTGGTGCACCGCAGCCATGCGCTGTTGGGCAAGCGCTATGGCGCCGAATTCAAATACGACGAGGCCATCCTGGTCGGCCGCAGTGTGTGGGGTCTTGTCGGGGCGTATGTCGTGACAGCGTTCATGTTCACCTTCGTTGCGCTGGCCGCTGCAAGCTGGACCAGGTCTTTGCTGCAACGCTTCCTGGTGCCCAAGCCCGGTCAAGGCTCGAACCTGGCCTCACTCAAAAAGTGCAGCTTTGATGTGCGCCTGACGGGTGAGACTGCCAAGGGCGAGACCGTCAGGGTGCGTCTGGCAGGCCAGGGTGACCCGGCTTGTTATGCCACGTCGCGCATGCTGGCTGAATCGGGCATTTGCCTGGCGCAGGACATCAGCAAGGCCGACAAGCCCGGCGGCTTCTGGACCACGGCCAGCATCTTCTCGGACAAGCTGATTGACCGATTGAACCAGCACGGTCAGATGACATTCGAGGTGCTTGATCCCCAGGGGCCGTCCACGGGGCTCACGCGCACCTCATGA
- a CDS encoding Crp/Fnr family transcriptional regulator has translation MADLTPDELNSLRADAWFASLPADLASWLVAQGAVKTLLPGQHLYFRGDPWDGLYAVLTGVLRVASVTEAGKESVLSFLEAPTWFGEIALFDQLPRTHDTAADTAATLLHIGREKLEALLEAQPRYWRFFGRLMALKTRLAFLGLEDLAVLPPEGRLARRLVWMMRTAGGVTRDGRVRLGINQSNLALMLSMSRQTANKVLMTLQSRGIIRVSVGALEVLDEDALADAAGLSESERRLLHSLTGQPSGTRQA, from the coding sequence ATGGCGGACCTGACACCCGATGAACTGAACAGCTTGCGTGCCGATGCATGGTTTGCCAGCCTGCCTGCGGACTTGGCCAGCTGGCTGGTGGCGCAGGGGGCCGTCAAGACCTTGCTCCCCGGGCAGCATCTGTACTTTCGGGGTGATCCTTGGGATGGCCTCTATGCGGTGCTGACGGGCGTGCTGCGCGTGGCCAGTGTCACGGAAGCTGGCAAGGAATCGGTGCTGTCCTTCCTGGAGGCGCCCACCTGGTTCGGTGAAATTGCCTTGTTTGATCAATTGCCCCGCACGCACGATACGGCCGCAGACACGGCGGCAACCCTGCTGCATATTGGCCGGGAGAAGCTCGAAGCGTTGCTGGAGGCGCAGCCTCGCTACTGGCGATTCTTTGGTCGCTTGATGGCATTGAAGACCCGTCTGGCCTTCCTGGGGCTGGAGGACCTGGCCGTGTTGCCACCTGAGGGGCGCCTGGCCCGGCGCCTGGTGTGGATGATGCGCACGGCTGGCGGTGTGACCCGCGATGGGCGGGTGCGCCTGGGCATCAATCAGTCCAATCTGGCGCTGATGTTGTCCATGTCTCGACAGACGGCCAACAAGGTGCTCATGACCCTGCAATCGAGAGGGATCATCCGTGTGAGCGTCGGGGCGCTTGAGGTCCTGGATGAAGATGCCTTGGCCGATGCCGCCGGCCTGTCCGAGTCAGAGCGCCGCTTGTTGCACTCCCTGACGGGGCAACCGTCGGGTACACGCCAAGCTTAG
- a CDS encoding TetR/AcrR family transcriptional regulator yields the protein MKVTKAQAQANRAHVVETASQLFRERGFDGVGVADLMAAAGFTHGGFYKQFGSKTDLIAEATACGIGQTVALADGVDPVSFVQQYVSRAHRDGRATGCTMAALGGDAARQPDHVRAAFVSGIESLVADLSQQGSLAGADPAQARAKSLDVLAHAVGAIVMSRACPDDSPLADEILTACRHALLAELGQPEAAPRPRRKGDAPSRARPAK from the coding sequence ATGAAAGTCACCAAGGCGCAGGCGCAGGCGAACCGGGCGCACGTTGTTGAAACTGCTTCCCAGCTGTTTCGCGAGCGTGGCTTCGATGGCGTTGGTGTGGCCGACTTGATGGCCGCCGCCGGCTTCACCCATGGCGGCTTCTACAAGCAGTTCGGCTCCAAGACGGATCTGATCGCAGAGGCGACCGCGTGCGGCATCGGTCAGACGGTCGCGCTGGCTGACGGGGTGGACCCGGTGTCGTTCGTCCAGCAGTACGTGTCCCGAGCGCACCGCGATGGCCGCGCGACCGGTTGCACGATGGCCGCCTTGGGTGGTGATGCGGCGCGGCAGCCAGACCATGTCCGGGCCGCTTTTGTGAGCGGCATCGAGAGCCTGGTGGCCGACTTGAGCCAACAGGGCAGCCTCGCTGGCGCCGATCCCGCTCAAGCACGGGCGAAGAGCCTCGATGTGTTGGCGCACGCCGTGGGCGCCATCGTCATGTCCAGGGCCTGCCCCGACGACTCGCCGCTGGCCGACGAAATCCTGACGGCCTGCCGCCATGCCCTGCTGGCTGAGCTTGGTCAGCCTGAGGCGGCCCCTCGCCCCCGCAGGAAGGGCGATGCCCCATCCCGTGCCCGGCCGGCAAAGTGA
- a CDS encoding SDR family oxidoreductase has product MSHLPAVLITGASSGIGAVYADRFAQRGHDLVLVARDKTRLDAIAARLRSSYGVAVDVRQADLTLQPDLASVEALLREDARIGILINNAGIAQSGDFLQQNGQRIEQLIALNVTAPTRLAAAMAPRLAQAGTGAIVNLGSVVGLAPELGMSVYGASKSFVLFLSQGLSLELGPKGVYVQAVLPAATRTEIWERSGVDVNTLPEVMEVDELVDAALIGFDRRELVTIPPLHVAERWDALNGARQGLLSDVRQAHAAERYRLPA; this is encoded by the coding sequence ATGAGCCACCTTCCTGCCGTCCTCATCACAGGCGCATCCAGCGGCATCGGCGCCGTTTACGCAGATCGCTTTGCGCAGCGCGGCCACGACCTCGTGCTGGTTGCACGCGACAAGACCCGCCTCGACGCCATCGCCGCACGCTTGCGCTCAAGCTACGGTGTGGCCGTCGACGTGCGCCAGGCCGACCTGACGCTTCAGCCGGACCTCGCTTCTGTCGAGGCACTGCTGCGCGAAGACGCCCGCATCGGGATCCTCATCAACAACGCCGGCATCGCGCAGTCCGGCGATTTCCTTCAGCAAAACGGGCAGCGCATCGAGCAACTGATCGCGCTCAACGTCACCGCACCCACACGCCTGGCCGCGGCCATGGCCCCGCGGCTCGCCCAGGCCGGCACAGGCGCCATCGTGAACCTCGGTTCGGTCGTGGGGCTGGCCCCTGAGCTCGGCATGTCGGTCTATGGCGCCAGCAAGTCCTTCGTCCTGTTCCTGTCGCAGGGGCTGAGCCTGGAGCTGGGCCCCAAGGGCGTCTACGTGCAGGCCGTGCTGCCGGCGGCCACGCGCACGGAAATCTGGGAGCGCTCGGGCGTGGACGTCAACACGCTCCCCGAAGTCATGGAGGTGGACGAACTCGTCGACGCGGCCCTGATCGGGTTCGATCGCCGCGAACTGGTCACGATCCCGCCTCTCCACGTGGCCGAGCGCTGGGACGCGCTCAATGGCGCGCGCCAAGGCTTGCTGTCAGACGTCCGCCAGGCGCACGCGGCTGAGCGTTATCGCCTGCCAGCCTGA